The following DNA comes from Triticum aestivum cultivar Chinese Spring chromosome 3D, IWGSC CS RefSeq v2.1, whole genome shotgun sequence.
gtcttccggctctacccgaaacaagaacacaagcaacggaaccacaatcaatcacgggaaatgcacaagcaacatgatggaaaacatgcatgatatgcgagatatgatatgcgatgcatatgcgtgctccagaagaaaaatgatgaaaaaggcagtaacttggcaaaccaagtatgccactggaaagatgagatgatttcggtggaaatcgatataaagatcaccggaaacggatgcacggtttgcaaatggcaagcaaaacaagaatgacacgaatctgtgattaacagcatgatagcacttagaatacattaagtaactatgctacagcactccaacatatcaacaaagcatatggcagtaatctaaaggaggtgcttgacaaaagatgaacactgagctacggctaattcacaacataacaggttcaaacaagcatggcaaaagtgcaaaagataacaggttcacaggcttagtgaaattactggacatggcataaacagcatcaggtagcaatcttcagagcaagcaatcaacatgatATAGGAaattaacatagaaaaacaaggcatatcatggtgatgcatagcaatttcaaaaaaattcctacgcacacgcaggatcatggtgatgcatagcaacgagaggggagagtgttgtccacgtaccctcgtagaccgaaagcggaagcgttagcacaacgcggttgatgtattcgtacgtcttcacgatccgaccgatcaagtaccgaacgcacggcacctccgagtttagcacacgttcaactcgatgacgtccctcgaactccgatccagccgagctttgagggagagttccgtcagcacgacggcgtggtgatgatgatgatgttctaccgacgcagggcttcgcctaagcaccgctatgatattatcgaggtggattatggtggaggggggcaccgcacacggctaagagatcaattgttgtgtctagaggtgccccctgcccccgtatataaaggagcaaggggggagaggcggccggccaggaggaggcgcgtcaggaaggagtcctactccctcctttcctagttggattaggagaagggggaaggaggagggagagaggaaggaaaggggggcgcgcggcctgccctggccgcccttcctcttctccactaaggcccatcttggcccattaaacccccgggggggttccagtaacccccggtactccggtaaaattcggATTTCACcagaaacacttccgatatccaaatataggcttccaatatatcaatctttatgtctcgaccattttgagactcctcgtcatgtccgtgatcacatctgggactccgaactatcttcggtacatcaaaacacataaaccgtcatcgaactttaagcgtgcggaccctacgggttcgagaactatgtagacatgaccgagacacgtctccggtcaataaccaatagcggaacctggatgctcatattggctcctacatattctacgaagatctttatcggtcaaaccgcataacgacatacgttgttccctttgtcatcggtatgttacttgtccgagattcgatcgtcggtatcttaatacctagttcaatctcgttaccggcaagtctctttactcgttccgtaacacatcatcccgcaactaactcattagtttcaatgcttgcaaggcttatagtgatgtgcattaccgagtaggcccagagatacctctccgacaatcggagtgacaaatcctaatctcgaactacgccaacccaacaagtaccttcggagacacctgtagagcacctttataatcacccagttacattgtgacgtttggtagcacacaaagtgttccttcggtaaacgggagttgcataatctcatagttataggaacatgtataagtcatgaagaaagcaatagcagaatactaaacgatcgattgctaagctaacggaatgggtcaagtcaatcacatcattctcctaatgatgtgatcccattaatcaaatgacaactcatgtcaatggctaggaaacataaccatctttgatcaacgagctagtcaagtagaggcatactagtgacactctgtttgtctatgtattcatacaagtattatgtttccggctaatacaattctagcatgaataataaacatttatcatgatataaggaaataaataataactttattattgcctctagggcatatttccttcagtatgttacttgcccgagattcgatcatcggtatccccatacctcgttcaatctcgttaccggcaagtctctttactcgttccgtaacacatgatcccgtggctaactccttagtcacattgagctcattatgatgatgcattaccgagtgggcccagagatacctctccgtcatacggagtgacaaatcccagtctcgattcgtgccaacccaacaaacactttcggagatacctgtagtgcacctttatagccacccagttacgttgtgacgtttgatacacccaaagcactactacggtatctaggagttgcacaatctcatggtctaaggcaatgatacttgacattagaaaagctctagcaaactaactacacgatcttgtgttatgcttaggattgggtcttgtccatcacatcattatcctaatgatgtgatcccgttatcaacgacatctaatgtccatggttaggaaaccataaccatctattgatcaacgagctagtcaactagaggcttactagggacatgttgtggtctatgtattcacacatgtattacggtttccggttaacacaattatagcatgaacaatagacatttatcacgaacaaggaaatataataataacgattttattattgcctctagggcatatttccaacactcccctTAGCCCATACTAGTCCTTGGGACGTGGTGGAACCTTGGACTTACGGACTCCTCCGAAATTTTTCGGAACCTtgtggaagcttcccggtacaataccaaaaaaactaATACTTTTTCCGGTACCCTGAAAGCAACTTTCCATACATAAATCTTTACCTGGACCATTTCGGAGATCCTcgtcacgtccaggatctcatctgggactccagacaacattcagtcaccaacatacatatcccaatattactctatagcgtcaccgaacgttaagcacgcggaccctacgggttcgagaatcatgtagacatgaccgatacacctcttcggtcaataaccaatagcggaacctgaatgcccatattggttcctacatattccacgaagatcttttatcggctgaaccacgatgtcaagtatTCGGTTAATCACGTATGCAATTttctttgtccggcgatatgttacttgctcgagattcgatcgtcggcatcttcatacctagttcaatctctttattgacaagtctctttactcgttccgtaaatctccatacctagttcaatctctttgttgacaagtctctttactcgttccgtaatacaagatcttgtgactaactcattagccacattgcttgcaagctctttacgatgttgtattaccgagagggcccggagatatctctctgtcacacggagtgacaaataccagtcttgatccatgccaacccaacagacaccttcggagatacatgtagagcatctttatgatcacccggttacgaagtgacgtttgatagcacacaaggtattcctccggtatcggggagttgcatgatctcatggtcttaggaatagatacttgacatgaataaagctatagcaataaactcaagtgatacgatcgaatgctaagcttacgatcgaatgatgtgatccgttatcaaatgacaactcatgtctatggttaggaaaccttaaccatctttggtcaacgagctagtctagtagaggctcactagggacataatatttgtttatgtattcacacttgtatttaAGTTTTCAGTctatacaaatctagcatgaataataaacttttatcatgaacaaggaaatatgataataacctatttattattgcctctagggtatatttccaacaacaaGGTGGTGTCAAATTAAGGGCGACCTTATGCTTTAAACATGCTCCAATTTGTTGATGAAGTTGTTCTTGTGTTTGCTGAATGACACAATCAAAATTCTACCCCTTCCTCCATAATGGTTTGCTATTGTGTTTGTTGTTGCCTCATCGTTGGTGGTGGTAGTCCATTTTGCTAATGTCATGTGGCTTCGCTCTTTAGTTCATTTTACATGACTCTTCATCAACGCACGCCATCACGTTGTTGGTCCTCTATGTTAGCATGTGAGATGCGTGACTCATTTCTAACCGGCATTACCATCATGGTGTTCCAGCCCACTCAACCATGATTAATCCCACTTTGACTAGCATGAATGAAAACAAAATTTAACTCAACCAAGGGACGGGGTAATTGGATTTAAGAAAATGTCGTCCCACGTTAGCAGTAACAAAATTACTCTATAAAACTAAAAAAGGGACATTTTGGATTATAGTAATTTTGGACGAGAGAATTTGGATTATAGTAATCTTGCATGTGTCATATAAATTTCTATAAAATGCTAATCCGCATGAATTGTTGATGAATTATAGTGTTGGCTAGGATCACATGGGGGGGATACCACATGTCTCACGCTTTGTTCGGTTACACCCTTTGTcaagaggattggaggggattttGACTTGTAGGGGACTATATCCACCTCAATCCCTGCCAAAACCCCTTCACAACCCTGTCAACCGAACCCAGCCTCACGCATGTGACTTCAATATCTTCAATTGCATCACACAGATAATCTAAAAAGAGCTTATTTCTATCAATTCATGTACGTTTTCCCTTTTACAATTCGTCAATGTCCTGATATCATCAATATTCTTCGATTTCTTAGTCGTGCATTCTTTGAAGTATACAAGGAGAAATATCTGAGATGTGACCGTGGTCGATCACACAAAGTGGCAAAATAACGCATTCGCCTGGATTCGAGAAGTCGCCCCACTTTAATTAATAGTAAGTCATGAGAAAGAAGTTCTCTTGGTATATTAATTTTCAACCGGTGGGTGACTATGACTCAGTCGATTAAGAAAAAGAAATGTTATTTAGATACATGCCATATCAAGAAATTTGCATCCCCTTTTCAATTTACACGAGCCACGAGACCGAACTTCGATCATACAGATCTCAGTGTTTTTTGCCGCTTCAATTATTTAACAAGATGTCCCTTGCAACGCCCATATCTTGCAACACAACATGTGGTCTCTGGAGGTTAACATGACTGACCAGCGGTCGTTCACTCACTTTCCGGGTACCTCACCTCATATGTATATATCTTTCTTTGGAGATTTGCTTTTACCCTTTGCAGTTAACACGTCTACGTCCTACGGATGCAGCATGCGATAATTGTACAAGAAAGGGCGCCGATCGGTCGCTTTCCCCTGGCTTGCCATACGTGGTTAATCAACAACCAAAGAGCACTAGCTAAAAAGGAGCCAACACAACCGATTCCCCGGCTCATGGCCTCCTAATATTTATACTCAATCTAGCACGCATGAGATCATTCGAGATCACTTCGAACTCTTAATTAAATCCAGTTTAATTATGATAGGAAGGCGGTGATGCAGTAACGATTAGTAACTGCAGAGCTTATCTTATCCGACTCTCTGTAGTCGTATCGAACACTGGGAAATTTGTCACTTTCATGGACGAATCTACTTGCACCAATCAAACAGGGGGCCTACGCTACACTGCCCACTAGAATGGCTGGCATTATTGAAAACGATGCCACTGTGACACTGTGTGTCACCAGTACTCTTGGGATAAGCCATAGACATGACCCATGGGATTACTTTCTCTGCTATCTACTGGCCATATTGAACGATTCCAAGACAGCTTTTATTTTACTGTTGTCATCTACAGCAACGCTAACAATTGCTCCCAAGTACGTATTTTATTAACAAAAATAAATACACTTGGAACGTGGAGCAACAGACCATTTTAGGACACTATGCACTGACAATTTTTACTAGGACACTATTCTGGTACACTCGGGACGACAAAACACGGAGGGTGCGCGTGTGGGTGAATGGAATTTGGCCCGCCGGATCAGGCCGGGGTTGGGATATCAAGATATGTTTGCGCCCTAGAGGGAATCATGATGAAGCCATCAGATCACGAAAGAATAATGGGAACAGTGGGATCGCTTTTGGTTCATGGCTCCCCTTCCCTCCGTTGCGCTTTCCGCTTTTCCTCCCGTTTATAAGCTCAACAAGTGCACCACAACCCGACCCAACCCAAGACACACTcgctccttccttccttctccggCTCTTCAAACCCGCAGCAGAGAGACGAggtagagagagcgagagagagagagaggtagtagTAGGCAGCCGTTGCTTGCTGGCCTAGCTAGCTGCTGCTGCGGCGTGCTTGGCTCTGGCGGGCATCTAGATGCTCTCATTTCCTTTCGCGGCAGCTGCTCCCCTACGCCGGAATCCCTCCGTCTCCGTGCCTTCCCTCCCTCCTCTCATGGCCTAGATTCGTGCCAGTGCTGCTCGTAGCAATCAATCGGGAGCCGTTTCTTTCTTCTTTCCTCGCGCCTAGTACGTAGCGTAGCCTGCTCTGCTGCGGCCTGCGCGCTTTGAATACGCGCCCTCCTCCTCAAAACGCTCAAACCTTGTCCCTTTCCCGCAAACCCCTGCCGCCTTTTGGTCGCTCTAGCTCTAGCGtacaggcaggcaggcaggcaggcaggcacagTACTATACTCCCCGGGCGCCGCGCCGGCCGCCGGGCTCTTTCATCTCGTCTCGGTCTCAGGTGGGCGGGCGGGCGTCCAGCACCTGCACTGTGCCCTCCtttcgcccccctctctctctctcttccgccATATATTCCGCCCCCGCTTGTCACCGCGCAGGAGGAGGAGAGAAGAGACACGCTTGTGACCTGTCGGTCTCCATCACTTTCTTGATTTGTGGCCTGAGCTGGGAGCAGGCGAGCAGCGCCGGCGAGCGAGGAGGTTGCTAGGGACGGACGGTCGACTCACTCATGGCGTGGAGCGGGTTCAgggaggctgcggcggcggggGAGAGCGGCCTGGAGCTCAGCCTCGGCCTCCCCGCCTACTTCACCAAGCCGGCAGCACCAACAGCAGGTAATTTGATTTCTTTTTCTTGCTGCTCTGTAGGAGTACGTACCACTCCTTGATCGTCCCAGTTTTGACGCATCTGCTTGTGTTTGCGGTGTCAGATTTGGACGGGCAGGAGTCCAGCGGCGCCGGCGGCTCTGCTCGCCAACTTCAAGGAGGAAACTACAAGGCCAAGTAAGCAAAATCTTTCTTTTCAGTTGCAGCGTTGATCTGACCGTCTTTGTTCTTAAAAAAGGAACTAATGTTTCCTCGGTTAAACTAAACTCGCCGACGTACGTGCaggccggcggcagcagcagcagcagctccggtCGTGGGGTGGCCGCCGGTGCGCTCGTTCCGACGGAACCTGGCCGCCTCCAAGCCGTCGTCGTCCAAGGAGGACGGCAGGGCAAGCAAAGACGACGACGTCGCCGTCAAGGGCGCCGACGAGCCTGCGGGCCGGAAGGGTCTGTTCGTGAAGGTCAACATGGACGGCGTCCCCATCGGGCGGAAGGTGGAGCTCAAGGAGGACGGCAGCTACGCCGACCTCTCGGCCACCGTCGACAAGCTCTTCCGCAGCCTCCTCGCCGgtacacacccacacacacacaccatgcaTCATCGATCTTACGCTGACAGTCCAGTACTCTCGTTGATGGTCTCACTGATGCAAGTGTTTCCTgtctgtgcatgtagctcaaagGGACGCCGCCGCTGCCCCAGACGCGATCGCCGGCGGCGAGTACACGCTGGTGTACGAGGACGACGAGGGCGACAGGATGGTGGTCGGGGACGTCCCATGGCAGTAAGTGGAAAGAACAAACTAGACCTGGACGGCACCTGAGAAACTGCTCGATCTGCTAAACTAATCAAACAATCTCACCTCTGTGCGCACGCGTGCAGGATGTTCATCGTCACGGCGAAGAGGCTGCGAGGGCTCAAGAGCTCCGACCTGCCGGCCTCGTCGGTGAGTATCTCTGGGATAAATCTGAATCCTGCACACTGGCATACGCCGGTCGAACCAGCATTAACTGAACCAAATCGCTATCTCCTTGTGTGTTCTTCGCAGCTGACGGCGGCCGGGAGCAGGAAGAGGCCGGCGGCTGCAGCCGACTGCTGATTCGAACTCGCCCGGCGTTGTAAAGGCCTTTTTTGACGAGGGTTAATCCGGTTTTGCTGCTACGTATGTACGTACGCACGTATGAGGATGAAATCACGGCTGTAATTAGAGCCGTGTCTGTGATGCTACTGCTATTTTGGGTGGCCATCGTGGCCGTATTTTGATgcttttttctacgtctaactAGATGTGATTCGTCGGGTGATCTAATCTAATACTAGCACTAGTATGTTCTTGGTATAATTGCACAAATACTTCATGAACTTGATCTTTGCCGGTTGTTTGTTCCTGTGGTGCTGCTCGAATGGTGTTGGTTCAGGCCCAACTTCTTCTGATCGATGTGTCCGACCAAAAAAGAGGGACGAACATGTTGATGCTCGAGATTCGGTCTTGATTCTGATACGGTGGCCCATGGTTTCCCGAGCCAAGCCCAAGCCCACAGACCAGTACGAATCTCTGCGCCCGATCGCATGGTGGGGAACTGCCATGTTTCATTCTTCTCTCTCCCATGtctcaaaagaaaaaattcttctctcTCCCAATCCTCGTAtcacgaatacgcaaagcttgcgtgtTTTTCCATTAATAGAAGAAGAGTGAATAGAATTACAAGGGATGgtgcatcttgcagcatgtacgCGATGTTCATCATCATCGTGGCTCCGACGTTGGCCCATAACGGCGCCTCATCCTTGAGGTCGTAGACGAATCGGGAGACGGAAGGTTGTTGGCCGTCAAAGATGCGCCCGTTGCGGTGCTTCCAAATGGCCCAGGACATGAGCATGATGATGGAGGAAAGCCCCCTGCGATACATGATGGGGGCATGCGAGCAGGTAGATGACCACCGGTCGAAAAATGTCATCGCTGGGCACGGGAGAGTAGTCAGGGAGCAGCACCATGAGAACACCTCATGCCACACCCGACTGGAGAAGGGGCAACCAACGAACAGGTGCTGCATGTCCTCATGAATATGATCACATAGCACACACCGCTCCTCGTGTAGTCGTGTGGCAAGCCTCGTCTAGCAAGACGATCCGCCGTTCAGCAACAGTCCTGAAGGCAAGCCAGGTGAATATCTTTATTCGTAGGGGAACCCATCTCTTCCAAGTGAAGCGGCAGTGGGGGTCCGCGATCGAGTCATGGAATAGAGCAAGGTAGCAAGATCTGGCCTGCGATCGAGCCGTGGAATAGAGCAAAGCAGAGCATGCTTCACCATAGTCAATCTAGGGTTGGGTTGCCTACTAAGGGACCGGCTCAGGAGATTTTGAACGCCCTCACTAATGGAAGTTTTTTTTTTAAACCCATGGGGAGGGGGGCTCCCCATCtgagggcttctttgattcaaaggattcgcaaaggaattttggaggactctaatccttaggaatttttcccatcttggttgtttgattcgtaggattgtaaatcataggattttttttccataggattcatttgcactagatttcataggaaacatcccatccactcaaatctttttgaaagaatcctgcgttttttctatgcacaatcaaacacttgtacaatcctgtaggattcaagacgacattccactctaatctcatgtttttcctattcccgcgttttggaaatcctacgaatcaaagagaccCCGAATATTATTTCTCAATCTTGCAATCCATCGTTTGACTGGTTGTTCCACCATGGACATCAAGAATTCAAGATAAGCTAAAAAAAAGATGCCCACATAGGGATGCGGACGTTTGGTCTATGGGTATATCTACACCCTATATGGAGAAATAGTAAttaaataaaaattcaaaaaatagaaaatgttTTTGAAATAAAATTGATCTTTCATTGTACCTGTGAAAAAATTCcataaaagaaaaaaatcccttTGAATTCATTTGGAAAAAACAACAAATTTTCGGCCAAAATACTGTAATAGCAAATAGATgctggttccccccccccccccccccccccccaaaccacCACCACAGAGATCATACATATGTCAGGGGAAGTGGCAACGGTACACTTACAATGTATTAGGACATAATTAGATCATACTTGAAACTCTTTTCAAATGTATTTTCCAATTCTTATTAAAGGAGGCATATGTAACTTGGATCATGATTCATGACACGTCCTTTTCCGGACGGTGTTGCTCTTGGGGGCAGACACAAGGGCAATTGAGGGGCCTATTGTTGCTGCCAAGAACTGTTTCAAAATCCACTTTATGGCACTACATATGACATATCTATTGTTTTGGAGCAGGAACTGCTGCTGATACCGAGGGTGTAAAAGATAGGACAAGCTTATCCATTTTTGTGTcctgtgcagaaaacaaataattTGGCGCGAATGTTTCCGTATTTTCAATACTCCGCTCGTGCCAACACACTTTTTGAAGTAAAGAAGATCTCGCTCGTGCCAAAGCATACAGAATGAAATATGGGTGTGCTATCTGGGTTGCTTCTCTTTCTTTCCGCTCATAGAAAGGCCACAACGGGCTCTGGTTCCCTTGCTGCAATGTCAGTATCTGAATCTAAAAAACGAAGGAGGCCTGACAGTGAGCGCCACTGCTGTATTCTTCTCTCTGGAGAAAGAACACAATAATCATGTAAGTAAAGGAGGTGGTATTTGCAGTGACTTGGGTAGTGGCAATGGAAAGTCCATACCTTTTGTAATTACGAGTACCATTGAATTGGGTCATGAACAAGAGCAATCGATATGGATCGTTTGACTTACAACCCGTGCGTCGTTTTCAGAGGTAGGATCGACATGTTTCTCCATTATTGTACGTGCTAAATTTAGTGCAGGGTAGAGATTCCTTCACTGCTCAAGTCGTTATCCTGATCGCCACAACTTCAGCCTTCCACCAGCACTTGTCTCAAACTTGCCTCATTGGGTCGCTGTCCTCTTCTTTATCACACAGAACTTTTGGCCTTTTAGTACATGGTATGTCAGTTTGAT
Coding sequences within:
- the LOC123077436 gene encoding auxin-responsive protein IAA2; translated protein: MAWSGFREAAAAGESGLELSLGLPAYFTKPAAPTADLDGQESSGAGGSARQLQGGNYKAKPAAAAAAAPVVGWPPVRSFRRNLAASKPSSSKEDGRASKDDDVAVKGADEPAGRKGLFVKVNMDGVPIGRKVELKEDGSYADLSATVDKLFRSLLAAQRDAAAAPDAIAGGEYTLVYEDDEGDRMVVGDVPWQMFIVTAKRLRGLKSSDLPASSLTAAGSRKRPAAAADC